One genomic region from Microcystis panniformis FACHB-1757 encodes:
- a CDS encoding phosphopantothenoylcysteine decarboxylase domain-containing protein — protein MTWNFSSPTDSDLGDREVPLESHHLWGKRIALLVTGGIAAMKAPLIARSLRKFGATVVAFVSEEALRYVTKEALEWSTVNPVVSQLTAKAEHLSDQSPFDLYLVAPATYNTINKFRYGIADGVITSCLASALGRQEKGKTKILLVPTMHGSLHNAILTESLQTLDRWGVEIMPPRDDYGKHNLPGEKEITVAACGILSNSVLKNMPILVTGGPTPVIIDNIRRLTNRFTGQLGVAIAEELYLRGAKVQLIHGRGSYTPPAYLPHEIIETYDEYLGKVMGELESKDYKFGIFSAAVADYRLESPFSAKIPSGGQLNLNFVPTEKVIDKVREKFPDLEMVTFKYQEGVSQEELLEIARKRLEKGYQAVIANRGEEKGDQGEQVAYLVTKAALGKFIGKKAIAIAIAEYLEQRAKNVTIKKI, from the coding sequence ATGACTTGGAATTTCTCTTCTCCGACGGATTCGGACTTAGGCGATCGCGAAGTACCCTTAGAGAGTCATCATCTCTGGGGTAAACGTATTGCTTTACTGGTAACGGGAGGGATTGCGGCCATGAAAGCGCCGCTAATTGCCCGATCTTTGCGGAAATTCGGGGCTACAGTCGTGGCTTTTGTCTCAGAAGAAGCTTTAAGATACGTCACTAAGGAAGCTTTGGAATGGAGTACGGTTAATCCCGTAGTTAGTCAATTAACGGCAAAAGCAGAACATTTAAGCGATCAATCTCCCTTTGATCTTTATTTAGTCGCCCCCGCTACCTATAACACGATTAATAAGTTTCGTTACGGAATCGCTGACGGAGTGATCACTTCATGCTTGGCCTCGGCCTTAGGACGACAGGAAAAGGGAAAAACTAAAATTCTGCTCGTCCCCACCATGCACGGCAGTTTACATAATGCTATTCTGACCGAATCTTTGCAAACTCTCGATCGCTGGGGAGTCGAGATTATGCCACCCCGGGATGATTACGGTAAGCACAATCTCCCCGGGGAAAAAGAGATTACCGTGGCAGCCTGTGGGATTCTCAGTAATTCTGTGCTGAAAAATATGCCGATTTTAGTCACTGGTGGACCCACACCCGTGATTATCGATAATATCCGTCGTTTAACCAATCGTTTTACCGGACAGTTAGGAGTCGCTATTGCAGAAGAATTATACCTGCGCGGGGCAAAGGTGCAGTTAATCCACGGACGCGGCAGCTATACACCCCCCGCTTATTTACCCCACGAAATTATTGAAACTTATGACGAGTATCTAGGGAAGGTTATGGGAGAATTAGAGAGTAAAGATTATAAATTTGGGATTTTCTCGGCAGCAGTGGCAGATTATCGCTTAGAAAGTCCTTTTTCTGCTAAGATTCCCAGTGGTGGGCAGTTAAATCTTAATTTTGTGCCGACGGAAAAAGTGATTGACAAGGTGAGAGAAAAATTTCCCGATTTAGAGATGGTGACTTTCAAGTATCAGGAGGGAGTTAGTCAGGAGGAGTTACTGGAAATCGCCCGTAAACGCCTAGAAAAGGGCTATCAGGCTGTTATTGCTAATCGGGGCGAGGAAAAGGGCGATCAAGGGGAACAGGTGGCTTATTTGGTCACAAAAGCGGCATTGGGGAAATTTATCGGTAAAAAAGCGATCGCTATTGCCATCGCCGAATATTTAGAACAGCGAGCCAAAAATGTTACAATCAAAAAAATTTAA
- a CDS encoding DUF1517 domain-containing protein — protein MIDKILTKVRSLAKPLLVLGLVTTLILGSIPSALAASGGRMGGGSFRAPSRSISPSRGGGYSSPGYGGGIGFPFLLPFFWGGGGGGLISLLIFFAIANFLVNAFRNGGGSDENGMAVEPGYETVSVAKVQVGLLANARYLQQELNQIALTVDTSTSEGRVEVLQESALALLRHPEYWVYGNVDCQQTSLSSAEAKFNQWSLNERGKLTAETLTNYNNQLRQGSQENILPESAGELAKSAPEGYILVTILAGIVGKFSLPKINDSQDLKQALQQIGSMGGDRLLAVEVIWTPQSEGDILSQDDILANYPDLKLV, from the coding sequence ATGATTGACAAAATTTTAACTAAAGTTCGATCGCTTGCCAAGCCGCTATTAGTTCTAGGATTAGTGACAACGCTGATTTTAGGTTCTATTCCCAGTGCTTTGGCGGCATCGGGGGGTAGAATGGGGGGCGGTAGTTTTCGCGCCCCTAGTCGCAGTATTAGCCCTTCTAGAGGTGGTGGTTACAGTTCCCCCGGTTACGGTGGGGGTATTGGTTTTCCCTTCCTCTTGCCCTTCTTTTGGGGTGGTGGTGGCGGTGGCTTAATTTCTCTGTTAATCTTTTTTGCTATTGCCAATTTCCTCGTTAATGCTTTCCGTAATGGTGGAGGCAGTGATGAAAACGGTATGGCTGTTGAACCGGGATATGAAACCGTCTCCGTGGCTAAAGTACAGGTGGGTTTGTTGGCTAATGCCCGTTATCTGCAACAAGAATTAAATCAAATCGCCCTAACAGTCGATACTAGCACCTCCGAGGGACGCGTCGAAGTCTTACAAGAATCGGCCCTGGCCCTGTTACGTCATCCGGAATACTGGGTTTATGGTAACGTCGATTGCCAACAAACCAGCCTCAGCAGTGCAGAAGCGAAGTTTAATCAGTGGTCTCTCAACGAACGCGGTAAACTAACGGCGGAAACCTTAACTAATTACAATAATCAACTGCGTCAAGGTTCTCAAGAAAATATTTTACCCGAATCGGCTGGGGAATTAGCTAAAAGCGCACCGGAAGGCTATATTTTGGTGACTATTTTAGCTGGCATCGTCGGTAAATTTTCCCTACCGAAAATTAATGATTCCCAAGACTTGAAACAGGCCCTGCAACAAATTGGTAGTATGGGAGGCGATCGACTTTTAGCGGTAGAAGTGATTTGGACTCCCCAAAGCGAGGGTGATATTCTCAGTCAAGACGACATTCTCGCCAATTATCCCGATCTGAAATTAGTGTAG
- a CDS encoding NAD-dependent epimerase/dehydratase family protein, whose translation MATHIVTGVAGFIGSNLAEKLLEQGDQVIGIDQFNDYYDPSLKRKNAHILAKYPEFKLIEADIQALDWRQLLQGVEVLFHQAAQAGVRASWGDGFRQYTERNINATQIILEAAKETPSLQRMVFASTSSVYGNAETMPTPETLCPQPVSPYGITKLAAERLCWLYHQNFNVPVTALRYFTVYGPRQRPDMAFHKFFQSAIADKAIGIYGDGKQTRDFTFISDAVAANLAAAVVPEAVGEVFNIGGGSRVVLLDVLDTMEKVIGKPIERSHQGLARGDARHTAADVTKARTILGYNPQVSLAEGLAQEWQWIQELYC comes from the coding sequence ATGGCTACTCATATTGTTACTGGTGTCGCGGGTTTTATCGGTTCTAACTTGGCAGAAAAGCTTTTAGAACAAGGAGATCAGGTGATCGGGATCGATCAATTTAACGATTATTACGACCCCAGTTTAAAGCGCAAAAATGCCCATATTCTAGCCAAATATCCCGAATTTAAGTTAATCGAAGCGGATATACAAGCCCTCGACTGGCGACAACTGTTGCAAGGAGTAGAAGTATTATTCCATCAGGCAGCCCAAGCAGGAGTCAGAGCAAGCTGGGGTGATGGATTTCGTCAATATACCGAAAGGAATATAAATGCTACTCAAATTATTCTTGAGGCCGCTAAGGAAACCCCGTCTTTACAACGGATGGTTTTTGCTTCCACTTCCTCGGTGTATGGCAATGCGGAAACGATGCCGACTCCCGAAACCCTTTGTCCCCAACCAGTTTCACCCTACGGCATCACCAAATTAGCGGCAGAAAGACTCTGTTGGCTATATCACCAGAATTTTAACGTTCCCGTCACTGCCTTGCGTTATTTCACCGTTTATGGACCGCGGCAACGTCCCGATATGGCTTTCCATAAGTTTTTTCAATCAGCGATCGCAGATAAAGCCATCGGCATCTACGGGGATGGCAAACAAACCCGCGATTTTACCTTTATTAGCGATGCTGTAGCCGCTAATTTAGCCGCTGCCGTAGTGCCGGAAGCGGTGGGGGAGGTGTTTAATATTGGTGGTGGTAGTCGCGTGGTTTTGCTGGATGTCTTGGATACTATGGAAAAAGTCATCGGTAAACCGATCGAGCGATCGCATCAAGGACTCGCCCGAGGAGATGCCCGTCACACCGCCGCCGATGTCACCAAAGCCCGTACTATTCTAGGTTATAATCCCCAAGTTTCTTTAGCCGAAGGATTAGCCCAAGAATGGCAGTGGATTCAGGAATTATATTGTTAA
- a CDS encoding type II toxin-antitoxin system HicB family antitoxin, translating to MKIRYELIIYWSEEDQAFIVEVPELAGCMADGETYQEAVQNAELVIQEWIETAKQLERIIPEPKGRLLFT from the coding sequence ATGAAAATTCGCTATGAATTAATTATTTATTGGAGTGAGGAAGATCAAGCTTTTATTGTTGAAGTTCCAGAATTAGCAGGATGTATGGCAGATGGAGAAACCTATCAAGAAGCTGTACAAAATGCTGAACTTGTTATTCAAGAATGGATTGAAACTGCAAAACAACTAGAACGAATCATTCCTGAACCAAAAGGACGACTATTATTTACCTAA
- a CDS encoding type II toxin-antitoxin system HicA family toxin, whose translation MLRKLGFDERIRGSHHIFIQEGIEEILNLQPKQGKAKTYQVKQIRNLILKYKLGGKDENSL comes from the coding sequence CTGCTGAGAAAACTTGGCTTTGATGAGAGAATACGAGGAAGTCATCATATTTTTATTCAAGAAGGAATTGAAGAAATTTTAAATCTACAACCCAAACAAGGAAAAGCAAAGACTTATCAAGTCAAACAAATTCGTAATCTCATTTTAAAATATAAATTAGGAGGGAAAGATGAAAATTCGCTATGA
- a CDS encoding phosphate ABC transporter substrate-binding protein, which translates to MMGMSQKNETTALIIALLATASILGGGYFWLQSQCAAGQEFFLCGSSKSPQKSPTSGSTSSPLPPPPSPQGVVSFAPPTSIPSGTTIRINGSTSMVQINQALKAALTAKFQGVEVLTNAQGSDRGLEEVARGAIDIAAVSRPLTESERSQGLASSPIVRDAIAVVVGVKNPFAGGLTTTQVKDIFTGKITSWSEVGGSAATIQVINRPPISGTYQSFREEVLQGGEFGTGTNFKMMDRDATTPILRVLGLNGISYATYNQIANQKTVRAIAIEGILPSEPNYPWQRTLYYVYKEPASEAVKAFMGFVSSSDGQEAIFRANEDLQK; encoded by the coding sequence ATGATGGGTATGTCTCAAAAAAACGAAACAACTGCTTTAATAATCGCTCTTTTAGCCACTGCGAGCATTTTAGGTGGGGGTTACTTCTGGCTGCAAAGTCAATGTGCCGCAGGTCAAGAATTTTTTCTCTGTGGCAGCAGTAAAAGTCCGCAAAAATCCCCAACATCGGGAAGCACCTCCTCTCCCCTACCCCCTCCCCCCTCACCCCAAGGAGTGGTTAGTTTTGCCCCACCGACTTCTATCCCCAGTGGCACGACAATTCGCATTAACGGCTCCACCAGTATGGTACAGATTAATCAAGCCTTAAAAGCCGCTTTAACGGCCAAATTTCAGGGGGTAGAGGTCTTGACAAATGCTCAAGGATCTGATAGGGGATTAGAGGAAGTGGCCCGGGGGGCGATCGATATTGCGGCGGTGTCACGACCTTTAACCGAGTCGGAACGCTCTCAGGGATTGGCTTCTAGTCCGATCGTTCGAGATGCGATCGCTGTTGTAGTGGGGGTAAAAAATCCCTTTGCGGGGGGGTTAACCACTACCCAGGTTAAAGATATTTTTACCGGAAAAATCACCTCTTGGTCGGAGGTGGGCGGTTCTGCAGCTACTATTCAAGTGATTAATCGTCCCCCTATTAGTGGCACTTATCAAAGTTTTCGTGAGGAAGTGCTGCAAGGGGGGGAATTTGGTACAGGAACTAATTTTAAAATGATGGACAGGGATGCTACCACCCCAATTTTGCGAGTTTTGGGACTGAATGGCATTAGTTACGCAACCTATAACCAAATTGCCAACCAAAAAACCGTCAGGGCGATCGCTATTGAGGGAATTTTACCCAGTGAACCTAATTATCCCTGGCAGCGTACCCTTTACTACGTTTACAAAGAACCTGCTAGTGAAGCGGTTAAAGCTTTTATGGGTTTTGTGTCCTCTAGTGATGGTCAAGAAGCGATTTTTCGGGCCAATGAAGACCTACAAAAGTAG
- the gpmI gene encoding 2,3-bisphosphoglycerate-independent phosphoglycerate mutase, producing MTHAPISPVVLVILDGWGYRPQRSDNAIAMAKTPIMDSLWEVYPHTLIRTSAKDVGLPEGQMGNSEVGHLNIGAGRVVPQELVRISDAIEDGSIQQNQALLKLCAEIRPKKSKLHLIGLCSEGGVHSHLDHLLGLLDLGKVQGISDVCIHVITDGRDTNVTDGMPAIKRIQEHINKINLGRLVTLSGRYYAMDRDRRWDRVEKAYNVMTSDQGIDGRSITEVLQAFYDQNITDEFIPPTRIAPGAIEAGDGVIFYNFRPDRARQLCYALTMPDFEDFDRDLISPLSFVTFTQYDPKLPVDVAFAPQNLNNILGQVIAQQGLKQFRCAETEKYPHVTYFFNGGLEKPFEGEVRELIPSPKVATYDQAPAMSAAAVTAAVCGAIEQGIYSLVVVNYANPDMVGHTGILDAAMKAVETVDLCLAKLLSSVNKLGGTVLITADHGNAETMVDESGNPWTAHTTNPVPLILIEGEGRKIPGHGGDVQLRDDGRLADIAPTILEILSIPVPVEMTGRSLIKPAEVEIKASRTPVRISL from the coding sequence ATGACCCACGCACCTATATCCCCAGTCGTACTGGTTATCCTTGATGGTTGGGGTTATCGCCCGCAAAGGTCGGATAATGCGATCGCAATGGCGAAAACCCCGATTATGGATAGTCTCTGGGAAGTTTATCCCCACACCTTAATCCGCACCTCCGCTAAGGATGTGGGACTACCGGAAGGACAGATGGGTAACTCGGAAGTTGGCCACCTAAATATCGGGGCGGGGCGAGTCGTACCACAGGAGTTAGTACGGATTTCCGATGCGATCGAAGATGGTTCGATTCAACAAAATCAAGCTTTATTAAAACTCTGCGCCGAGATTCGCCCTAAAAAAAGCAAATTACACCTGATTGGTTTATGTTCCGAAGGGGGAGTCCATTCCCATCTCGATCACTTACTGGGATTATTAGACTTAGGGAAAGTGCAAGGGATTAGCGATGTCTGCATTCATGTCATCACCGATGGTCGCGATACCAACGTCACCGACGGAATGCCAGCCATTAAACGGATTCAAGAACATATTAATAAAATCAATCTCGGTCGCCTGGTGACTCTCAGTGGCCGTTATTATGCCATGGATCGGGATCGCCGTTGGGATCGGGTGGAAAAAGCCTATAACGTGATGACCAGTGATCAAGGTATCGACGGGCGATCGATTACTGAAGTATTACAGGCATTTTATGATCAAAATATTACCGATGAATTTATTCCCCCCACCAGAATTGCACCAGGGGCGATCGAAGCGGGCGATGGGGTGATATTCTATAATTTCCGTCCCGATCGAGCTAGACAGTTATGTTATGCCCTGACTATGCCCGATTTTGAAGATTTCGATCGAGATTTAATTTCTCCCCTCAGTTTTGTCACTTTTACCCAATACGATCCGAAATTACCGGTAGATGTGGCTTTTGCTCCCCAGAATTTAAATAATATTTTAGGACAGGTGATCGCTCAACAGGGATTAAAACAGTTTCGTTGTGCAGAAACCGAAAAATATCCCCACGTCACCTACTTTTTTAATGGGGGGTTAGAAAAACCCTTTGAGGGAGAAGTGCGCGAATTAATTCCTAGTCCAAAAGTCGCCACCTATGACCAAGCTCCGGCCATGTCGGCAGCCGCGGTGACAGCAGCGGTCTGTGGGGCGATCGAACAGGGGATCTATAGTCTCGTGGTAGTCAATTACGCTAACCCCGATATGGTGGGTCATACGGGCATTTTAGACGCGGCCATGAAAGCAGTGGAAACGGTGGATCTATGCTTGGCTAAGTTGTTAAGTAGCGTCAATAAATTGGGGGGAACAGTGTTAATCACTGCGGACCACGGTAACGCAGAAACGATGGTGGATGAGTCGGGTAATCCTTGGACCGCCCACACGACTAATCCCGTTCCTTTAATTTTAATTGAAGGGGAAGGGAGAAAAATACCCGGCCACGGTGGCGATGTGCAGCTGCGGGATGATGGTCGTTTAGCCGATATTGCCCCCACTATCCTGGAAATTCTCTCTATTCCCGTCCCAGTAGAAATGACCGGGCGATCGCTGATTAAACCAGCCGAAGTGGAAATTAAAGCCAGTCGCACTCCCGTCCGCATCTCGCTTTAA
- the secG gene encoding preprotein translocase subunit SecG, protein MTVVLVVQIIWALAAAFLAILVLLHSPKGDGIGGIGGQSQIFTSAKTAEKTLNQVTWALGTVFITLTIVLSAGWLNR, encoded by the coding sequence ATGACAGTGGTGCTGGTAGTACAGATTATTTGGGCGCTGGCGGCGGCCTTTCTGGCGATTTTGGTGTTATTACACAGTCCCAAAGGGGATGGTATTGGCGGTATTGGCGGCCAATCACAGATTTTTACCAGCGCAAAAACGGCGGAAAAAACCTTAAATCAGGTGACTTGGGCGTTGGGGACGGTATTTATCACCCTAACTATTGTACTGAGCGCCGGCTGGTTAAATCGCTAA
- a CDS encoding peptidase → MLRGRFSFLGLAALASLLLFSYSLIADSRSLPELKTHPLPANLAQWQEQNQSGDYFDAVEISPVGALIWSQFPVKIYLQSDRSSWLSLVQQAIAEWGQYLPMELVNRAELADILIKRELPPSGVRFNPETGKLELPRVRSAVTQYEIFVKENRLTHRMSIQISPNLADRSALAAARHELGHALGIWGHSPLETDVMYFAQTRDIAPISSRDINTLKKVYQQPTKLGWQMDQLGYLMPE, encoded by the coding sequence ATGCTAAGAGGTCGGTTCTCTTTTCTAGGACTCGCAGCCTTGGCGAGTCTTTTGCTGTTTTCCTATTCTCTGATTGCCGACAGTCGATCGCTACCGGAGTTAAAAACCCATCCTTTACCCGCTAATTTAGCCCAATGGCAAGAGCAAAACCAGTCCGGGGATTATTTTGATGCTGTGGAAATCAGCCCCGTGGGGGCGTTGATTTGGTCGCAATTTCCCGTGAAGATTTATCTTCAGAGCGATCGCAGTTCTTGGCTGAGTTTAGTACAACAGGCGATCGCTGAATGGGGGCAGTATTTGCCGATGGAGTTGGTAAATCGGGCAGAATTGGCCGATATCCTCATTAAACGAGAGTTACCGCCGTCAGGAGTTCGTTTTAATCCCGAAACCGGTAAGTTAGAACTGCCCCGGGTGCGTTCTGCCGTAACACAATACGAGATTTTTGTCAAGGAAAATCGCTTAACTCATCGGATGAGTATCCAGATTAGTCCTAATTTAGCCGATCGGTCGGCCTTAGCGGCAGCGCGGCACGAATTAGGTCACGCTTTGGGAATTTGGGGTCATAGTCCCCTGGAGACGGATGTGATGTATTTCGCTCAAACTAGAGATATTGCCCCGATTTCTAGCCGGGATATTAACACTTTAAAAAAGGTTTATCAGCAGCCAACTAAGTTAGGTTGGCAGATGGATCAGCTAGGGTATCTAATGCCTGAATAG
- a CDS encoding S8 family peptidase, giving the protein MSQRSRRLPHLYLRNNDKFRESVNYTSPRSVNSLPPLDRNRIEHAAKLELAIGEAITKARQQLESRLSEIAVGQPGFYLEFQVTKDDANAFENLGDKRKKIELVAVKPSSDQEDTVKATVFVPESAIEFFEKKVKQYRDEETTKGNPKNAPLITRLENVEIGTVQSLFTDDPALFPQNGQAIWWEVWLRRGQLEDFQTIAKRLDIMTKSHIHLHFPERTVTLAMANVEKIEQVLQNSDTVKELRIAKETPSFFLNMRSLEQEQWVEDLWNRTLPPQDDAVAVCLLDTGVNWRHKLIGKGLDISDLHTCDPNWEDHDHHGHGTQMAGLILYSDLYEALQTQGYITLIHRLESVKILPSVGQNDPELYGAITEQAVSLPEIQNHKRKRIFCMAVTSEHPSPNYGTPSSWSAAIDQLSFGEYNFKRLIIISAGNIREEISLSDYLTRNDVATIENPAQAWNALVVGAYTEKVNISHPNFQGWQPIAPWGDLSPTSRTSVSWENQWPIRPDIVCEGGNYASDGENPAQIIDDLSLLTTYYRPDKRFFESMSDTSCATALASYMAARILSEHPKYWPETIRALIVHSAEWTIAMKANFNFPKKLKQQHKKTLIRRYGYGVPDLDRALKSSNSDLTMVIEDQLTPFKKDGSVIKTDKMNLHSLPWPKEKLEQLGEAKVELRVTLSYFIEPNPGERGYKRKHHYASYGLRFQVKKPLETNQQFQHRINKATREEEKNISGIKEEDNWFLGPHLRSQGSLHSDIWTGTAVDLASRGMIGVYPVGGWWKEQIQEERHDQPVRYTLIVTIRVPEIECDIYTPVSNLILISQDTPTNIPIETEI; this is encoded by the coding sequence ATGTCGCAACGTTCTCGCCGTCTTCCTCACTTGTATCTACGGAATAACGATAAATTTCGTGAAAGCGTCAATTATACTTCACCGCGCTCAGTTAATTCTCTACCACCACTCGATCGGAACAGAATAGAACACGCTGCAAAATTAGAACTTGCTATTGGTGAAGCGATTACGAAAGCTCGTCAACAATTAGAATCCCGTTTATCGGAAATTGCCGTCGGACAACCCGGATTCTATTTAGAATTTCAGGTAACAAAAGATGATGCTAATGCTTTTGAAAATTTAGGAGATAAACGCAAAAAAATTGAATTAGTTGCTGTTAAGCCTTCTTCTGACCAAGAAGACACAGTTAAAGCTACGGTTTTTGTACCAGAGTCAGCGATAGAATTTTTTGAGAAAAAAGTAAAACAATATCGTGATGAAGAAACAACAAAAGGAAACCCAAAAAATGCACCCCTAATAACCCGACTAGAAAACGTTGAAATTGGTACAGTTCAATCATTATTTACTGATGATCCTGCTTTATTTCCTCAGAATGGACAAGCAATTTGGTGGGAAGTATGGTTACGTCGTGGACAACTTGAAGACTTCCAAACCATTGCTAAAAGACTCGATATTATGACTAAATCTCATATACATTTACATTTTCCCGAAAGAACTGTTACTTTAGCTATGGCTAATGTAGAAAAAATCGAGCAAGTTCTTCAAAATTCTGATACGGTTAAAGAATTAAGAATTGCTAAAGAGACGCCTTCCTTTTTTCTTAATATGAGATCACTCGAACAGGAACAATGGGTAGAGGATTTATGGAATCGAACTTTACCTCCTCAAGATGATGCTGTTGCTGTCTGTCTTCTTGATACAGGCGTTAATTGGAGACATAAACTTATTGGGAAAGGTCTTGATATTAGTGACTTACATACTTGTGATCCTAATTGGGAAGACCATGATCATCATGGACATGGTACTCAAATGGCAGGACTAATTCTATATTCTGATTTATATGAGGCTTTACAAACACAAGGATATATAACGCTTATTCACCGTTTAGAATCAGTTAAAATTCTCCCTTCTGTCGGACAAAATGATCCTGAACTTTATGGCGCAATTACAGAGCAAGCAGTGTCTCTCCCAGAAATACAAAATCACAAGCGAAAACGTATTTTCTGTATGGCTGTAACTAGCGAGCATCCATCACCAAATTATGGAACTCCCTCCTCATGGTCAGCCGCAATAGATCAACTATCTTTTGGTGAATATAATTTTAAACGATTAATCATTATTTCAGCAGGAAATATCAGAGAAGAAATATCTTTATCTGATTATTTAACCCGCAATGATGTGGCAACAATTGAAAACCCAGCACAAGCTTGGAATGCTCTTGTTGTGGGAGCTTATACTGAAAAAGTTAATATCAGTCATCCCAACTTTCAAGGTTGGCAACCTATCGCTCCTTGGGGTGATTTATCTCCTACAAGTCGTACTTCTGTTTCTTGGGAAAATCAATGGCCAATTCGTCCTGATATTGTTTGTGAAGGAGGAAATTATGCCTCAGATGGGGAAAATCCTGCACAGATAATTGACGATTTATCTCTCTTGACTACTTATTATCGTCCCGATAAAAGATTCTTTGAATCCATGTCAGATACCAGTTGTGCAACTGCACTCGCTAGTTATATGGCAGCTCGAATTCTTTCAGAACATCCCAAATATTGGCCAGAAACAATACGCGCTTTAATTGTTCATTCAGCCGAATGGACTATAGCTATGAAAGCTAATTTTAATTTTCCAAAGAAACTGAAGCAGCAACATAAAAAAACTTTGATTCGTCGCTATGGATATGGTGTTCCTGATTTAGACAGAGCTTTAAAAAGTTCAAATAGTGACTTAACAATGGTTATTGAAGATCAATTGACACCTTTTAAAAAAGATGGTAGTGTCATTAAAACAGACAAAATGAATCTTCATAGCTTACCCTGGCCAAAAGAAAAGCTAGAACAATTAGGAGAAGCCAAGGTAGAACTGAGAGTAACTTTATCGTATTTTATAGAACCTAATCCAGGGGAGCGAGGTTATAAAAGAAAACACCATTATGCCTCTTATGGACTCAGATTTCAAGTAAAAAAACCTTTAGAGACCAATCAACAATTTCAACATAGAATTAATAAAGCTACCAGAGAAGAAGAAAAAAATATTTCTGGCATTAAAGAGGAAGATAACTGGTTTTTGGGTCCTCATTTAAGGAGTCAAGGTTCACTTCATTCTGATATATGGACAGGAACGGCCGTCGATTTAGCAAGTAGAGGAATGATAGGCGTTTATCCTGTTGGTGGATGGTGGAAAGAACAAATACAAGAGGAACGCCATGATCAACCTGTTCGCTATACATTAATTGTAACGATTCGAGTACCAGAAATTGAGTGTGATATTTACACCCCTGTATCTAATTTAATTTTAATCAGTCAAGATACACCCACTAACATACCAATAGAAACAGAGATTTAA
- a CDS encoding AAA family ATPase gives MSTARHILALLKSHVEGEEQQFYSAALQMAAHEARQGHGKLAQEIRELIDQAKASKSVIEKKSDPIPLVQPKGDLANLVSVRYPDTRLSDMILTSDLEFRLKRVLTEQRQGKRLREHNLTPRRKLLLVGPPGSGKTMTAEALAGELKLPLFTTLYDSLMGKYMGETASRLKLIFEAMTITKGVYFFDEFDAIGTQRHNSNDVGEIRRILNSFLMFLEQEQGDSLILAATNHPQLLDKALFRRFDDVIEYQLPDVAIIRELIESRLISFEIDWKDWSNILNQANGLAQAEIVRATDDAAKQAVLSNSQKVSEDSLISAIMERKDLNFNE, from the coding sequence ATGTCCACCGCTCGCCATATCCTAGCACTTCTAAAAAGTCATGTAGAAGGAGAAGAGCAGCAATTTTATTCTGCTGCCCTACAGATGGCTGCACACGAAGCAAGACAAGGACATGGTAAGTTAGCCCAAGAAATTCGCGAATTAATTGACCAAGCAAAGGCTAGTAAATCGGTTATTGAAAAAAAATCTGATCCAATTCCTTTAGTACAACCAAAAGGAGATTTAGCCAATCTGGTTTCGGTCAGATATCCCGATACTCGATTATCGGATATGATTTTAACCTCTGACCTTGAATTTAGACTTAAACGAGTATTAACTGAACAAAGACAAGGAAAAAGACTCAGAGAACATAATCTTACGCCTCGTCGAAAGCTGTTGTTAGTAGGTCCACCGGGTTCTGGTAAAACAATGACGGCTGAAGCTTTAGCAGGAGAGCTTAAATTACCTTTGTTTACGACTTTATACGATAGTCTAATGGGCAAGTATATGGGAGAAACGGCTAGTCGTTTAAAACTGATTTTTGAGGCGATGACAATAACAAAAGGGGTCTATTTTTTTGATGAATTTGATGCGATTGGGACTCAACGTCATAATTCTAACGACGTGGGAGAAATTCGTCGCATTCTCAATTCTTTTTTGATGTTTTTAGAACAAGAGCAAGGGGATAGTTTGATTTTGGCAGCAACTAATCATCCTCAGTTACTAGACAAAGCTCTTTTTAGGCGTTTTGATGATGTAATTGAATATCAGCTTCCTGATGTCGCAATTATTCGTGAATTGATTGAATCTCGTCTTATTTCTTTTGAAATTGACTGGAAAGATTGGTCAAACATTCTTAATCAAGCCAATGGACTCGCTCAAGCTGAAATTGTCAGAGCGACAGATGACGCAGCCAAGCAAGCTGTTTTGTCAAATAGTCAGAAGGTGAGCGAAGATTCTCTGATTTCAGCTATTATGGAACGTAAGGATCTGAACTTCAATGAATAA